DNA from Desulfuromonas sp. AOP6:
GGCGTATGCACGGTAATGATGTCGGCAAAACGGACGATGTCTTCAAGGGGGACAAGCTTGACGCCGAAATCTTCCGCCCGCTTCTCGGCGATATAGGGGTCGCAGGCGATGACGTCGGCCTCGAAGGCCTTGCAGCGCAGGGCCACGCGGCCACCGACCTTGCCGAGACCGATGATGCCGACAGTCTTCCCTTTGAGCTCATAACCGGTAAAGGGAGCTCTCTTCCACTCCCCCCCCTTGAGAGAGGCGTTGGCCTGGGTGACGTTCCGGCACAGGGACAGCAGGATGGCCATGGTGTGCTCAGCCGCCGAATTGACGTTGCCGAAGGGGGCGTTGACGACAATGACCCCCTTGTTGCTGGCTGCCTCGACATCGACGTTGTCGATACCGACCCCGGCGCGGGCTACAATCTTGAGCTTTTCGGCATGGTCCAGCAGCGCCTGATCCACCTGGGTGCCGCTGCGGGTAATGATGGCGTCATAGCCTCCGATGGTCTGGTGGAGCTCGGGAACGGGCAGGCCGAGCTTGACGTCAAGCTGGATACGGGGATCATCGAGGAGAGGCTGAAGCCCTTCCTGGGAAATTTCATCAGTAACAAGGACCTTCATGACGGCTCCTTTTTCGGGGGATGGGGACATCTCTGAGAGCCTGTCCCTTTTCAGGCAAGCGCAAATCTTAAAACTTTAGGGCGCCCCTGTCAACGCCGTATACCGGGTCAAAACTCCCCTCCCAAGGCAGGCCCGGCCGATCATTTGATGCGTTTGAGATGACCGCCCTTGTCCCCGTTCTTCTCCTCGCCGGCAGAAGTCTTTTCTTCCTGGGGTTCGCCGTCCTCTTCTTCTCCCAGGAAGGGGAGGGTCTTTGTCTGAATCATGGTCTCAATGGAGGTGGCAATGGAGAGGCACTGCTTCATGCAGACCCGGCGCGCCGGGCAGGTGGTGCAATCGGCTTCGCCACCGGCGACCCGCAGGGCATGCACGACCAGTTCAACACTTTCGACCTGAGACAGTGGAATAAAAAACATGCTTATTCTCCCGTGGAGGAGCAGATTCGGCCGGTGTAACCACACACCGGCTCAATCTGTCTCTTTTTTCGAGGGAACACCCTACACCCTTTTACAGGGTTTTGCCAGCGACCGCCGCGAACTGACGCAACTTCTCCATGACGATGGCAAACTCCTGCGGGCGCAGGGACTGGGGCCCGTCGCTGGCGGCTTTTTCAGGGCAGGGATGCACCTCGATGATGAGGCCGTCACAACCGGCGGCGACAGCGGCATAGCTCATGGAGGGGACGAGGCTGGCATGACCGGTGGCGTGTGAGGGATCGATGATTACGGGCAGGTGCGTCTGCTCCTTGAGAACAGGCACCGCCGAGATATCCAGGGTGTTGCGCGTGGCGGTCTCGAAGGTACGGATCCCCCGTTCGCAGAGAACGACGCGCCGGTTGCCCTCGGCCAGAATGTACTCGGCGCTCATGAGGAACTCCTGGATGGTGGTGGCCATGCCGCGCTTGAGCAGCACCGGCTTGTCGAGCTGCCCCAGCATTTTGAGGAGAGCGAAGTTCTGCACGTTGCGGGCTCCCACCTGCAGGATATCGGCATAGCGGGCCACCAGCTCCACATCGCGGGGGTTGACCACCTCGGTCACGATGGGCAGGCCGGTCTCCTGGCGGGCCAGGTCGAGCAGCTTCAGCCCCTCCTCCTCCATGCCCTGGAAAGAATAGGGACTCGTGCGCGGCTTGAAGGCACCGCCACGCAGCACCTTGGCGCCGGCCGCCTTGACCGCTTTGGCCGTCTCCACGATCTGCTCTTCACTTTCCACGGAGCAGGGTCCGGCCATGACCACCAGGGAAGAACCGCCAATAGTCAACCCCGGCGCCAGCTCGATTTCGCTGGGAGCGGGGCAGACTTCGCGACTGGCCAGCTTGTAGGGCTTCAGAATGGGGACTACGCTCTCCACGCCGGGCATCGACTCCAGCGACTGCAATACCATCTTGCCCCTTTCGTCCCCGACAGCGCCAATGACGTTGCGGGTCTCTCCATGAATGACGTGGGGCTTGTAACCAAGTTCACGGATCCGTTTTTTGACTTCGGAAAGCTCTTCTTTGCCGACGCCCTGCTTCATGACGATGATCATCTTTGTGCCTCCTGATATGTGATCGTGCTGCCGTTAACTGAAAAAGGCCCCGGAGCGTGTCCCGGAGCCTTTTTGATTTCGATCACAAGCAAAAAGACCACGGGAAAACCCTCTGCCGGTCTGCCCATGGTCTCTGTCGGTTTGTTGTGTGGGGTTCTACTTACGCCAGCAAACCTCTTCCCAGGGCAGACGGTCTAAAATAACCGTACCAAAAGAAAAAGCGGCTAAACTGGACGAATGAAGCAAACATGTAGTTCTCCTAGAAATGCGTGATTTCCCTTGTAACAGGATTTTGAGCCTATAGCAAGGACTAACTTCTGCTACGTTCTACCGGCTGCGCTGCAGCGTT
Protein-coding regions in this window:
- the aroF gene encoding 3-deoxy-7-phosphoheptulonate synthase — protein: MIIVMKQGVGKEELSEVKKRIRELGYKPHVIHGETRNVIGAVGDERGKMVLQSLESMPGVESVVPILKPYKLASREVCPAPSEIELAPGLTIGGSSLVVMAGPCSVESEEQIVETAKAVKAAGAKVLRGGAFKPRTSPYSFQGMEEEGLKLLDLARQETGLPIVTEVVNPRDVELVARYADILQVGARNVQNFALLKMLGQLDKPVLLKRGMATTIQEFLMSAEYILAEGNRRVVLCERGIRTFETATRNTLDISAVPVLKEQTHLPVIIDPSHATGHASLVPSMSYAAVAAGCDGLIIEVHPCPEKAASDGPQSLRPQEFAIVMEKLRQFAAVAGKTL